Proteins encoded within one genomic window of Ptiloglossa arizonensis isolate GNS036 chromosome 3, iyPtiAriz1_principal, whole genome shotgun sequence:
- the Rcd-1 gene encoding required for cell differentiation 1 isoform X2 yields the protein MSSQQSPAALQSTVDREKVYTWIIELSNPETRENALLELSKKREVVPDLAPMLWHSFGTSASLLQEIINIYPAINPATLTAYQSNRVCNALALLQCVASHPETRSAFLQAHVPLFLYPFLHTVSKTRPFEYLRLTSLGVIGALVKTDEQEVITFLLTTEIIPLCLRIMESGSELSKTVATFILQKILLDDSGLSYICQTYDRFSHVAMILGKMVLSLAKDPSARLLKHVVRCYLRLSDNPRALLALRQCLPDQLRDNTFAACLKEDASTKHWLNQLLKNLETGPQHGPPAQPGQQDPRTIGMSPLAS from the exons ATGAGTTCCCAGCAGAGTCCGGCCGCGTTGCAGTCCACCGTGGATCGTGAGAAAGTGTACACGTGGATAATCGAGTTGTCGAATCCCGAGACGAGGGAGAACGCGCTTTTGGAGTTGAGCAAGAAGCGCGAGGTGGTTCCCGATTTGGCGCCCATGCTGTGGCATTCGTTCGGCACGAGCGCGTCGTTGCTtcaagaaataataaatatttatccggCGATCAATCCGGCGACGCTCACCGCCTATCAGAGCAACCGTGTCTGCAACGCGTTGGCGTTGTTACAGTGCGTCGCCAGCCACCCGGAAACCAGATCGGCTTTCTTGCAG gCACACGTGCCGCTCTTCTTGTATCCGTTCTTGCACACGGTGAGCAAGACGCGTCCGTTCGAGTACCTGAGGCTGACCAGTTTGGGAGTGATCGGTGCCCTGGTGAAGACCGACGAGCAAGAGGTGATCACCTTTTTGCTCACCACGGAGATCATACCGCTCTGCCTGCGCATCATGGAGAGCGGTTCCGAGCTGAGCAAGACGGTCGCGACGTTCATCCTGCAGAAGATTCTGCTGGACGACAGCGGTCTCTCGTACATATGCCAGACGTACGACCGATTCAGTCACGTCGCGATGATCTTGGGTAAAATGGTGCTGTCCTTGGCCAAAGATCCGTCCGCGAGGCTCTTGAAGCACGTGGTACGTTGTTACCTGAGACTTTCGGACAATCCGAG GGCTTTGCTGGCGCTCAGGCAATGTTTGCCGGATCAACTCCGAGACAACACGTTCGCGGCCTGTCTGAAGGAGGACGCGTCGACGAAGCACTGGTTGAATCAACTGCTGAAGAACCTGGAAACCGGGCCGCAACACGGCCCTCCGGCGCAGCCGGGTCAGCAGGACCCCAGAACGATCGGCATGTCGCCGCTCGCCTCTTAA
- the Rcd-1 gene encoding required for cell differentiation 1 isoform X1 produces the protein MSSQQSPAALQSTVDREKVYTWIIELSNPETRENALLELSKKREVVPDLAPMLWHSFGTSASLLQEIINIYPAINPATLTAYQSNRVCNALALLQCVASHPETRSAFLQVKRRAGISFSRQTSAGSRSVPSRPVPFRSVPFRFVPFRFRFRFRFFQAHVPLFLYPFLHTVSKTRPFEYLRLTSLGVIGALVKTDEQEVITFLLTTEIIPLCLRIMESGSELSKTVATFILQKILLDDSGLSYICQTYDRFSHVAMILGKMVLSLAKDPSARLLKHVVRCYLRLSDNPRALLALRQCLPDQLRDNTFAACLKEDASTKHWLNQLLKNLETGPQHGPPAQPGQQDPRTIGMSPLAS, from the exons ATGAGTTCCCAGCAGAGTCCGGCCGCGTTGCAGTCCACCGTGGATCGTGAGAAAGTGTACACGTGGATAATCGAGTTGTCGAATCCCGAGACGAGGGAGAACGCGCTTTTGGAGTTGAGCAAGAAGCGCGAGGTGGTTCCCGATTTGGCGCCCATGCTGTGGCATTCGTTCGGCACGAGCGCGTCGTTGCTtcaagaaataataaatatttatccggCGATCAATCCGGCGACGCTCACCGCCTATCAGAGCAACCGTGTCTGCAACGCGTTGGCGTTGTTACAGTGCGTCGCCAGCCACCCGGAAACCAGATCGGCTTTCTTGCAGGTAAAACGAAGGGCTGGAATTTCGTTTTCCCGACAAACGAGTGCCGGCTCCCgttccgtcccgtcccgtcccgttccgttccgttccgttccgttccgtttcgttccgtttcgttttcgttttcgttttcgtttctttcaggCACACGTGCCGCTCTTCTTGTATCCGTTCTTGCACACGGTGAGCAAGACGCGTCCGTTCGAGTACCTGAGGCTGACCAGTTTGGGAGTGATCGGTGCCCTGGTGAAGACCGACGAGCAAGAGGTGATCACCTTTTTGCTCACCACGGAGATCATACCGCTCTGCCTGCGCATCATGGAGAGCGGTTCCGAGCTGAGCAAGACGGTCGCGACGTTCATCCTGCAGAAGATTCTGCTGGACGACAGCGGTCTCTCGTACATATGCCAGACGTACGACCGATTCAGTCACGTCGCGATGATCTTGGGTAAAATGGTGCTGTCCTTGGCCAAAGATCCGTCCGCGAGGCTCTTGAAGCACGTGGTACGTTGTTACCTGAGACTTTCGGACAATCCGAG GGCTTTGCTGGCGCTCAGGCAATGTTTGCCGGATCAACTCCGAGACAACACGTTCGCGGCCTGTCTGAAGGAGGACGCGTCGACGAAGCACTGGTTGAATCAACTGCTGAAGAACCTGGAAACCGGGCCGCAACACGGCCCTCCGGCGCAGCCGGGTCAGCAGGACCCCAGAACGATCGGCATGTCGCCGCTCGCCTCTTAA
- the LOC143144121 gene encoding scavenger receptor class B member 1: protein MEKKLARTIRNGRRTIVRWLYGVAASTSLAVFAVFSFTNVYRNAILSNLELRNGTPSFLMWQRPPVELAFRVYVFNYTNWREFEAGEASKLRVEQVGPFVYRETLNRVNVEFHENGSISYQEERSYRWTSGRSENETVIVPNVLLLSILAYSRNLAFPMQFGLTIFLSSLRAKPFLELPVGEYLWGYEDNLFRAVKPFASLKRQLPFDKFGIFAYRNGLNKDRVTMRTGVRDLGNIGMIERVNGEETRNVWGDKDCDRVYGTDGSIFPSRWIEHPDNGIHVYAKDLCRRITLSYERRSFSNGIPALRYKIPSNVFAPSGDRDSCFCPKKSHDSVARTCPPLGTFNVSGCTFDAPFLLSFPHFYSGEESLFRTIDGLTPRRERHEGHIDVHPTFAVTIATKMRFQLNVEVRRANGVPFPDNIRDGTILPLVWIESEVDELPESVRKVLYRGHYLVNAVEAGFQWCSLIALVLFSGALIAEFKRNETPNREIVCAALSRLPPRSG, encoded by the exons ATGGAGAAAAAATTggcgcgaacgattcgaaacggcaggcgaacgatcgttcggtgGTTGTACGGTGTGGCCGCTTCTACGAGCCTCGCGGTGTTCGCGGTGTTTTCGTTCACGAACGTCTATCGGAACGCGATCCTCTCGAACCTGGAGCTGCGAAACGGCACCCCGAGTTTCCTCATGTGGCAGCGGCCGCCCGTCGAGCTCGCGTTCCGCGTCTACGTCTTCAATTACACCAATTGGCGCGAGTTCGAGGCCGGGGAGGCGAGCAAGCTCCGAGTGGAACAAGTCGGCCCGTTCGTCTACCGGGAGACTCTGAACCGGGTGAAcgtggaatttcacgagaacggatcgatcagCTATCAAGAGGAGAGGAGTTATCGATGGACATCCGGCCgctcggagaacgaaacggtgatCGTGCCCAACGTGCTACTCCTCTCGATCCTCGCCTACTCCCGGAATCTAGCCTTCCCGATGCAGTTCGGGTTGACGATATTTCTCTCGAGTCTACGCGCGAAACCGTTCCTCGAGCTCCCTGTAGGAGAGTACCTCTGGGGTTACGAGGACAATCTCTTTCGAGCGGTCAAGCCTTTCGCCTCGCTCAAGCGTCAATTGCCCTTCGACAAATTCGGGATTTTCGCATAC AGAAACGGGCTCAACAAGGATCGCGTCACGATGCGGACGGGGGTCCGCGATCTCGGAAACATCGGGATGATCGAGCGGGTGAACGGAGAGGAGACTCGCAACGTATGGGGCGACAAAGACTGCGACCGAGTTTACGGGACCGACGGTAGCATATTTCCGAGCCGATGGATCGAACACCCGGACAACGGTATCCACGTGTACGCGAAAGACTTGTGCAGGCGGATCACCCTCAGTTACGAACGGCGCAGCTTCTCCAACGGCATTCCCGCTCTGAG GTACAAAATACCGAGCAACGTTTTCGCGCCGAGCGGCGACCGAGACTCGTGCTTCTGCCCGAAAAAGTCCCACGATTCCGTCGCAAGAACCTGCCCCCCCCTCGGAACCTTCAACGTTTCCGGTTGCACCTTCGACGCGCcgtttctcctctccttccCCCACTTTTACTCGGGCGAGGAATCGCTGTTCCGGACGATCGACGGGCTGACGCCTCGACGGGAACGACACGAGGGCCACATCGACGTACATCCG ACGTTCGCCGTCACGATCGCCACCAAAATGAGATTTCAATTGAACGTCGAAGTGCGAAGAGCGAACGGCGTCCCCTTTCCGGACAACATCCGTGACGGGACGATACTGCCCTTGGTGTGGATCGAATCCGAGGTGGACGAGCTACCGGAATCGGTGCGAAAGGTCCTGTACCGCGGCCATTACCTCGTCAACGCGGTCGAAGCCGGCTTTCAATGGTGCAGCCTGATCGCCCTCGTCCTCTTTTCCGGAGCCCTGATCGCCGAGTTCAAGAGGAACGAGACACCGAATCGCGAAATCGTTTGCGCCGCGCTCTCCCGTTTACCGCCTCGATCCGGCTGA